A DNA window from Verrucomicrobiota bacterium contains the following coding sequences:
- a CDS encoding sulfatase gives MKLAQISTHRRRWIVAGATLCLGFILWLGSSVSIPAAQDNRPNVLLIILEDWGPFLHCYGEKAMFTPNLDQLAAEGRRYNYCFTSAPVCSAGRSSLMTGMSQYTTRTQQHRTPEPKPKLPAGVKSVPDLFRDAGYFTALGCGYSPKIDLNFEFTQSESYQGKDWNKRPPGQPFFAHLTLIGTHRTWHADPSHPIDPAQITLPPWYPDTPLTRKDWALALESAQRSDQLMGEIITRLKKEGLYENTAIIVTADHGVPLPRAKQFLYDDGLRIPLIIRWPARAKPGTVTDELVSNVDIVPTLLAIAGIPVPKLVQGHDVLDAATQPRKYIFAGRDKMDSTHDAMRAVRSKDFKYILNLMPERPYCQFNDYKERSYPGLAVMNVLHLEGKLPPEQDAFMQPTKPPEELYDLRRDPHELHNLANDPASASVLKEMRAELEQWRQTVGDPGINDEFRKGGWPAKYPTRSLTDWKQIVQQWENHLLQGGPAPTIVAPAEFGVGEGMVKPERKKNRKRAE, from the coding sequence GATTGTCGCTGGGGCAACCCTGTGCCTTGGTTTCATCCTATGGTTGGGATCGTCAGTCTCGATTCCCGCTGCTCAGGATAATCGCCCTAATGTGCTGCTGATCATTTTGGAAGACTGGGGGCCGTTCCTGCATTGCTATGGAGAAAAGGCCATGTTCACCCCCAACCTGGATCAATTGGCCGCCGAAGGTCGGCGCTATAATTACTGTTTCACCAGCGCACCGGTCTGCTCGGCGGGCCGCTCCTCCCTGATGACCGGCATGAGCCAATACACCACGCGGACGCAACAGCACCGCACGCCTGAGCCGAAGCCCAAGCTGCCAGCCGGAGTCAAATCCGTGCCGGATCTGTTCCGGGATGCCGGCTATTTCACCGCCTTGGGCTGTGGCTATTCGCCGAAAATTGACCTGAACTTTGAATTTACCCAGTCCGAATCGTACCAAGGTAAAGATTGGAACAAACGCCCGCCTGGGCAGCCGTTTTTTGCGCACCTCACGCTGATCGGTACTCATCGAACCTGGCATGCTGACCCAAGCCACCCGATTGATCCCGCCCAAATAACCCTGCCGCCGTGGTATCCCGACACCCCGTTGACGCGCAAAGACTGGGCGCTGGCCCTGGAAAGCGCGCAGCGTTCTGATCAACTCATGGGTGAAATCATTACCCGCCTGAAAAAGGAGGGACTGTACGAGAATACTGCGATTATCGTCACCGCTGATCACGGCGTACCGCTGCCGCGCGCCAAACAGTTTCTTTATGATGATGGCCTGCGCATTCCGCTGATTATCCGCTGGCCCGCCCGGGCGAAGCCCGGCACCGTCACCGATGAGTTGGTCTCCAATGTGGACATTGTGCCAACCCTGCTGGCCATCGCCGGCATTCCGGTGCCCAAATTAGTTCAAGGTCATGACGTGCTGGACGCTGCTACCCAACCGCGCAAATACATCTTTGCCGGGCGTGACAAGATGGATTCCACCCATGACGCCATGCGCGCGGTGCGTTCCAAGGATTTTAAGTACATTTTGAACCTGATGCCGGAACGGCCCTATTGCCAGTTCAACGATTACAAGGAGCGCTCCTATCCCGGACTGGCGGTGATGAATGTGCTGCACTTGGAAGGCAAGTTGCCGCCAGAACAGGACGCGTTCATGCAACCCACCAAACCGCCGGAAGAATTGTACGACCTGCGGCGGGACCCGCATGAACTGCACAACCTGGCTAATGATCCCGCCTCTGCCTCCGTGTTGAAAGAGATGCGCGCTGAACTGGAGCAATGGCGCCAAACGGTGGGTGATCCCGGCATTAACGATGAATTCCGCAAAGGCGGCTGGCCGGCCAAATATCCCACGCGCAGCCTGACGGACTGGAAGCAGATCGTGCAGCAATGGGAGAATCACCTCCTTCAGGGAGGTCCTGCCCCAACCATCGTCGCCCCGGCAGAATTTGGCGTAGGGGAAGGCATGGTCAAACCGGAACGAAAGAAGAACCGCAAGCGAGCCGAGTAA
- a CDS encoding SGNH/GDSL hydrolase family protein has protein sequence MQITKRRRFIGCATTTWLALAILLATVSNSLADIAVKEGQKIGFMGDSITAGGWSNPGGYVRLVIAGLEANGIKATPAPAGVSGNKSNQMLERLKRDVLDKKPDWMTLSCGVNDVWHGVKGVPLDQYKTNITTIIEQCQAANVKVVILTATVIGEEVDNDNNKKLASYNEFLRELAKAKKCPLADLNALFQEAIKAHPNSTGKPGRLLTSDGVHMNSAGDQLMAQGVLQAMGCDAAQIQKAQAAWLDMPGGGTVKARFDAGKGQRLEVAYPLTLRQREKLQTAVAKESKSLNDLLTAALVADVKSLLKPAGEYESAAAIFLAKKEKDVQKLLQEKFNQHVESLLKN, from the coding sequence ATGCAAATCACTAAACGTCGTAGATTCATTGGGTGCGCCACGACCACTTGGCTGGCGCTCGCCATCCTGCTGGCAACGGTCTCTAATTCCCTGGCGGATATCGCCGTCAAGGAAGGCCAAAAGATCGGCTTCATGGGGGATTCGATCACCGCCGGCGGTTGGAGTAACCCGGGCGGCTATGTGCGGCTGGTCATCGCCGGATTGGAGGCCAACGGCATTAAGGCGACACCCGCGCCCGCTGGCGTCAGCGGCAACAAGTCCAACCAGATGCTTGAGCGGCTGAAACGCGACGTGTTGGATAAGAAACCGGATTGGATGACCCTGAGCTGCGGTGTGAACGACGTTTGGCATGGTGTCAAGGGGGTACCGCTCGACCAGTACAAGACCAACATCACCACCATCATTGAGCAATGCCAGGCCGCCAACGTCAAGGTAGTAATCCTGACCGCCACGGTGATCGGCGAGGAGGTGGATAATGATAACAACAAGAAGCTCGCTTCGTACAACGAGTTTCTGCGCGAACTGGCTAAAGCGAAAAAATGCCCGCTGGCCGATTTGAACGCGCTGTTCCAGGAAGCCATCAAGGCCCACCCTAACAGCACTGGCAAACCGGGGCGGTTGCTGACTTCCGATGGCGTTCACATGAATTCCGCTGGCGACCAACTCATGGCCCAAGGCGTTCTCCAAGCCATGGGCTGCGACGCGGCACAAATCCAGAAGGCCCAGGCGGCATGGTTGGATATGCCCGGAGGTGGTACAGTCAAAGCCCGGTTCGATGCCGGCAAAGGCCAGCGGCTGGAAGTGGCTTACCCACTGACCTTGCGCCAGCGCGAGAAACTCCAGACCGCCGTGGCAAAGGAGAGCAAGTCGCTCAATGACTTGCTGACCGCCGCCTTGGTGGCGGATGTGAAAAGCCTGCTCAAACCCGCTGGCGAATACGAATCCGCTGCGGCGATCTTTTTGGCAAAGAAAGAAAAAGACGTGCAAAAGTTGCTTCAGGAAAAGTTCAACCAGCACGTCGAATCCCTGTTAAAGAACTGA
- a CDS encoding alginate lyase family protein, whose product MILVYPVARAAETPAGKLPKVFALDPQILTVAKQRVLAGDPLLKPALDRLRRDADKSLRVKSGSVMDKTKTPPSGDKHDYMSLAPYSWPNPSKPDGLPYINRDGEVNPETKTISDHTEMSKTISAVDTLALAYYFTGHEPYAEKAAALIKGWFLDPATKMNPNLNYAQAVLGRSDGRGTGIIDVVGLIHLVDSIGLLDGSKAWTPELQHGMEGWFRAFNQWMLTSKNGLDEAKSANNHGSWYLAQTAAYALFTGDQATARKQVEAGKKNIAAQIELDGRQPLELKRTKSYMYSLYNLDALFILAELGRRVNVDLFQYRSQDGRSLQAALDFVAQYFPDPKGWPAKQIEPIKQPDTKLAGLLRRASIAFTNPKYEQLIAKADVKDIDPCLWQLLWPVPK is encoded by the coding sequence ATGATTTTGGTATATCCGGTGGCACGAGCAGCCGAAACGCCCGCCGGTAAGTTGCCCAAAGTGTTTGCGCTGGATCCCCAAATACTCACTGTCGCCAAGCAGCGAGTACTTGCCGGTGATCCATTGCTCAAGCCGGCACTGGACCGCTTGCGCCGTGATGCCGATAAATCCTTGCGCGTCAAATCCGGCTCGGTGATGGATAAAACCAAAACTCCACCCAGCGGCGACAAGCATGATTACATGAGCCTCGCACCGTATTCCTGGCCCAATCCCAGCAAGCCCGATGGCCTGCCCTATATCAATCGTGACGGCGAGGTGAATCCGGAAACCAAAACCATTTCCGATCATACCGAGATGAGCAAGACCATCTCCGCTGTGGATACGCTCGCCCTGGCCTATTACTTCACCGGGCATGAGCCGTATGCCGAAAAAGCAGCGGCGCTCATAAAAGGCTGGTTCCTCGATCCCGCCACGAAGATGAACCCGAACCTGAACTATGCCCAAGCCGTACTGGGGCGCAGCGACGGACGCGGCACCGGCATCATTGATGTCGTCGGTCTGATTCACCTCGTGGATTCCATTGGTCTGCTCGACGGCTCCAAGGCTTGGACCCCGGAATTACAACACGGCATGGAAGGCTGGTTTCGCGCTTTTAATCAATGGATGCTGACCAGCAAAAACGGTCTGGATGAAGCCAAGTCGGCAAATAACCACGGCTCCTGGTATCTCGCCCAAACGGCCGCCTACGCCCTCTTCACCGGTGACCAGGCCACCGCGCGCAAACAAGTTGAGGCAGGCAAAAAAAACATCGCCGCTCAGATCGAATTGGACGGCCGACAGCCTTTGGAACTGAAACGCACCAAATCATACATGTACAGTTTGTATAATCTCGACGCGCTGTTTATCCTCGCCGAACTGGGCCGCCGCGTAAATGTGGATCTGTTCCAGTATCGTTCCCAGGATGGCCGCAGCCTCCAAGCCGCCTTGGATTTCGTCGCGCAATATTTTCCTGACCCAAAAGGCTGGCCGGCCAAACAGATCGAACCGATCAAACAACCAGACACCAAACTGGCCGGCCTCCTGCGCCGCGCCTCCATTGCCTTCACGAATCCCAAATACGAACAACTCATCGCCAAGGCCGACGTGAAGGATATTGACCCATGCCTGTGGCAACTGCTCTGGCCGGTGCCGAAGTAA
- a CDS encoding family 10 glycosylhydrolase — protein MQSTLKPPQPPAREFRAAWVASVNNIDWPSKPGLPTDQQKSELISILDRAAKLHLNAIILQVRPSCDALYASRLEPWSEYLTGQMGKAPEPWYDPLAFAVAEAHARGLELHAWFNPFRARHPSAKQPPNSEHISKTKKQMVRTYGKHLWLDPSEKAARDYSIKVILDVIKRYDVDGVHLDDYFYPYKEKDAAGRTLDFPDDANWKKYAAKGTLSREDWRREQVNLFVQQTYKAIKDEKPWVKFGISPFGIWRSGQPEQIKGYDAYENLYADSRKWLMNGWLDYFAPQLYWSIEAKEQSYPVLLKWWRDQNPKGRYIWPGNNTVKVATNWKSEEILRQIQLTRIPGEATGNIHWSIKPLLENSGDIGNALLRGPYAETALIPAYPWLGQNFPAKPKMHQNADTAAGTLTLSWDAGSRSKLGWWVVQTKRNNAWSWYVFPPDKQSATMSADKIYPDVFALYAMDRYGNLSTPTVLELR, from the coding sequence ATGCAAAGCACCCTGAAGCCGCCGCAGCCACCCGCCAGGGAATTCCGTGCCGCTTGGGTGGCATCGGTCAACAACATTGACTGGCCGTCGAAACCAGGGTTGCCGACCGATCAGCAGAAAAGCGAATTGATCAGCATCTTGGACCGTGCCGCCAAACTGCATCTCAACGCCATCATCCTGCAAGTACGGCCTTCCTGTGATGCGCTGTATGCCTCCCGCTTGGAACCATGGTCGGAATACCTGACGGGGCAGATGGGCAAAGCGCCCGAGCCTTGGTATGATCCACTGGCATTTGCGGTCGCGGAAGCGCACGCCCGGGGACTGGAGTTGCACGCGTGGTTCAATCCCTTCCGGGCACGGCACCCCTCAGCCAAGCAACCGCCCAACTCCGAGCACATCAGCAAAACCAAAAAACAAATGGTCCGCACTTATGGCAAACATCTCTGGCTGGACCCCAGCGAAAAAGCGGCGCGCGATTATTCCATAAAAGTTATCCTCGACGTAATCAAACGCTACGACGTGGATGGCGTGCATCTGGATGATTATTTTTATCCGTACAAAGAAAAGGATGCCGCCGGACGCACGCTGGATTTCCCGGATGACGCCAATTGGAAGAAGTACGCGGCCAAGGGCACGCTGTCGCGCGAGGATTGGCGCCGGGAACAGGTGAACCTGTTTGTACAACAAACGTACAAGGCGATCAAGGACGAGAAGCCCTGGGTGAAATTCGGCATCAGCCCGTTTGGCATTTGGCGCTCCGGCCAGCCCGAACAAATCAAGGGCTACGACGCGTATGAAAACCTGTATGCGGATTCGCGCAAGTGGCTGATGAACGGCTGGCTGGATTACTTTGCGCCGCAACTGTACTGGTCCATCGAGGCCAAAGAACAAAGCTACCCGGTGTTGCTCAAGTGGTGGCGGGACCAGAATCCCAAGGGCCGCTACATCTGGCCGGGCAACAACACCGTAAAAGTCGCTACCAATTGGAAGTCCGAGGAGATTCTCAGGCAAATCCAACTCACCCGCATACCGGGAGAAGCGACGGGCAACATTCATTGGAGCATCAAACCGTTACTGGAAAACAGCGGTGATATTGGCAATGCACTGCTGCGTGGACCCTACGCGGAGACAGCCTTGATACCCGCCTACCCGTGGCTGGGACAGAATTTCCCCGCCAAACCCAAGATGCATCAGAATGCAGACACTGCCGCCGGAACCCTCACACTCTCCTGGGATGCCGGCAGCCGCTCCAAGCTCGGCTGGTGGGTGGTGCAAACCAAACGCAATAACGCCTGGTCTTGGTATGTGTTCCCGCCGGACAAACAAAGCGCAACCATGTCAGCGGACAAGATTTACCCCGATGTTTTCGCATTGTACGCCATGGACCGCTACGGCAACTTGAGCACGCCAACGGTGTTGGAATTGAGATAG
- a CDS encoding periplasmic heavy metal sensor, whose product MQLSIKPAKTWMALVAAVSVCVLAINAADQPPGGQPGGGGGGGSRRGGGPTGASGGSSQRGGGSLLDDEQRKLYRESLPNDELKALDDKLNIAQKELMKATLAEKFDEPVVREKAEAVAKIQAEMTLLRAKALAKVAPTLKPEQKDTLENSRTGSMMLTSGFMLDFGGGGYGGRSGGGGFGGGSGGPGSFGGGRPGR is encoded by the coding sequence ATGCAACTGTCAATCAAACCTGCGAAAACGTGGATGGCCTTGGTGGCTGCTGTGAGCGTGTGCGTGCTTGCGATCAATGCTGCGGATCAACCACCAGGTGGCCAACCGGGCGGCGGCGGTGGTGGCGGATCGCGGCGCGGTGGTGGGCCGACGGGAGCGTCTGGCGGTTCAAGCCAGCGTGGCGGAGGGAGCCTGCTGGACGATGAACAGCGCAAGCTCTATCGTGAATCCCTTCCCAACGATGAGTTAAAAGCGTTGGATGACAAATTAAACATTGCCCAAAAAGAACTTATGAAAGCAACGCTGGCGGAAAAATTTGACGAGCCCGTAGTGCGTGAGAAGGCGGAAGCCGTGGCCAAGATTCAGGCGGAGATGACCCTATTGCGTGCCAAAGCGTTGGCCAAAGTGGCTCCTACCTTGAAACCAGAGCAGAAGGATACCTTGGAAAACTCCCGAACGGGCAGCATGATGTTGACTAGCGGTTTTATGCTGGATTTCGGTGGTGGCGGCTATGGTGGACGCAGCGGCGGTGGTGGATTTGGCGGGGGGAGCGGTGGCCCTGGAAGTTTTGGCGGTGGACGTCCCGGGCGTTGA
- a CDS encoding rhamnulokinase family protein, translating into MTHYLACDLGASSGRIMLGTLDQGKLTLEEIYRFPNGAIKKDDSLHWDITSLFKEITKGLKKAGGRKLKFSSISCDSWGVDYILYDAAGKIMKPVFHYRDPRTAKGVERMNATIGWEKIFAETGIQFMALNTLYQWAAENPKRFQKASQMLLIGDAVNHLFSGVGRAEVSLASTTQAYNPKTKAWSKPLVDALGIPPKLMPKIVPSGTVLGKLTPALAKATGLNGMKVIASCSHDTGAAVAAVPASGTGWAYLSSGTWSLMGVEWKKPVINDACRNLNYTNEIGYGNTVRLLKNISGLWLTQECRRTWEEQGTKYDFDTLETMAVEAEPFRSLINPADARFISPDNMPDRIAAFCKESGQPAPENPGQFIRCAFESLALLYHQTLERLEQLTGKKIDRLHIVGGGIKNELLNQFTANALQLPVFTGPVEGTAIGNILVQAIALGHLPNLAAARKVIRNSFEMKAYQPKDATQWNDAYKRMQALLAK; encoded by the coding sequence ATGACCCATTATTTGGCATGTGACTTAGGCGCCTCCAGTGGCCGTATCATGCTCGGCACCCTGGACCAAGGCAAATTAACCCTCGAAGAAATCTATCGTTTCCCGAACGGAGCGATAAAAAAGGATGATTCCCTGCATTGGGACATCACCAGCCTGTTTAAGGAAATCACGAAGGGGCTTAAAAAAGCCGGCGGTCGAAAACTCAAGTTTTCCAGTATCAGTTGTGATTCCTGGGGAGTGGATTACATCCTGTATGATGCCGCCGGAAAAATCATGAAGCCGGTGTTTCATTATCGCGATCCCCGCACGGCCAAAGGCGTGGAGCGCATGAACGCCACCATTGGCTGGGAGAAAATTTTCGCTGAGACCGGCATTCAATTCATGGCGCTCAACACGCTGTACCAATGGGCGGCGGAAAACCCCAAGCGCTTCCAGAAAGCCAGCCAGATGCTGCTGATTGGCGATGCAGTGAACCACCTTTTCTCCGGTGTTGGACGCGCGGAGGTTTCCCTAGCCAGCACCACCCAGGCGTATAATCCCAAAACCAAAGCCTGGTCCAAACCCTTGGTGGACGCATTGGGCATCCCGCCCAAACTAATGCCCAAGATCGTGCCATCGGGCACCGTGCTGGGCAAACTGACGCCCGCCCTGGCCAAGGCCACCGGCTTAAATGGCATGAAAGTCATCGCCTCCTGTTCACACGACACCGGCGCGGCAGTGGCAGCCGTCCCGGCCAGCGGTACCGGTTGGGCGTATCTCAGCTCGGGTACCTGGTCCCTGATGGGGGTGGAATGGAAAAAGCCGGTCATCAATGACGCCTGCCGAAACTTGAATTACACCAATGAAATCGGGTACGGCAACACCGTCCGTCTGCTCAAAAATATATCAGGCTTGTGGCTAACCCAGGAATGCCGCCGCACGTGGGAGGAACAGGGCACCAAATACGACTTCGACACCTTGGAAACCATGGCGGTAGAAGCGGAACCATTCCGCTCGCTCATCAACCCGGCGGACGCACGGTTCATCAGCCCGGACAACATGCCCGACCGCATCGCGGCGTTCTGCAAAGAATCCGGTCAACCGGCACCGGAGAATCCCGGACAGTTTATCCGGTGCGCTTTTGAAAGCCTGGCGTTGCTCTATCACCAGACCTTGGAAAGGTTGGAACAACTGACCGGCAAGAAGATTGACCGGCTGCACATTGTGGGCGGCGGCATCAAAAACGAACTCCTGAATCAATTTACGGCCAACGCCTTGCAACTCCCCGTTTTCACTGGTCCGGTGGAAGGCACTGCCATTGGAAACATCCTGGTGCAGGCAATCGCCTTGGGGCATCTGCCCAACCTGGCGGCAGCGCGCAAAGTCATCCGAAATTCCTTTGAAATGAAAGCATACCAACCGAAGGATGCCACCCAGTGGAACGACGCCTATAAGCGCATGCAGGCATTACTGGCCAAATAA
- the infA gene encoding translation initiation factor IF-1, whose translation MEEHIEVEGRIVSVLAGTMFRVELNNQHVVLATIAGKMRRRFVRLTTGDRVKMEMSPYDLSKARIVWRLG comes from the coding sequence ATGGAAGAACATATCGAAGTAGAAGGGCGTATCGTCAGCGTGCTGGCTGGAACGATGTTTCGCGTGGAACTCAACAACCAGCACGTCGTGCTGGCCACCATTGCCGGCAAAATGCGCCGACGGTTCGTCCGGCTCACCACCGGCGACCGGGTCAAAATGGAGATGTCTCCCTATGACCTTAGCAAAGCGCGGATTGTGTGGCGGTTGGGCTAA
- a CDS encoding RNA-binding protein, which produces MSTKLFVGNLSFNTTENALQDAFAAHGTVVETNLMMDRMSGRPRGFGFVTMGSPEEAQKAISALNGSALDGRNITVNVARPKEERPAGGGGGGGRGPRRDFGGGGGGGRRERY; this is translated from the coding sequence ATGAGCACGAAGTTATTCGTTGGCAATTTGTCGTTCAACACCACCGAGAACGCGTTGCAGGACGCTTTTGCGGCCCACGGCACCGTGGTGGAAACCAACCTGATGATGGACCGCATGAGCGGCCGTCCCCGCGGTTTTGGTTTCGTCACCATGGGCTCGCCTGAGGAAGCCCAGAAGGCGATCAGCGCGCTGAACGGTTCAGCGTTGGATGGTCGTAACATCACAGTTAATGTTGCTCGCCCGAAGGAAGAACGCCCTGCCGGCGGCGGCGGTGGCGGTGGTCGCGGCCCGCGTCGTGATTTTGGCGGTGGTGGCGGCGGCGGACGTCGCGAACGCTATTAA